In Sulfitobacter sp. OXR-159, one DNA window encodes the following:
- a CDS encoding TonB-dependent siderophore receptor — MSSFKFIPLQLGRGSLKTALLCCTALVPGAVSAQETYQLDDVILETSAQTSGAADAETVVASELSSGGKLSGEIIDIPASVSVITSREIEARGADSVEQVLNYTAGASTDSYGADDRFDYFILRGFEAYTYRDGLTLGPNFGAIREEPFAFERVEVIRGASSSTFGLSDPGGSVNYVTKRPRDERFGSVYTSVDSYGSLETGVDFGDTLDEEGTLSYRFTGLLRNGELEYPYSENDEIFAMGGLTWRPSDASELTVIVDHLDRDSVPGSGGFPAGGDFDRSDVFYGEPDYNYRGTERTTVSVLGAHDFGNGLSFGGTLRYSDGADDFGYAYVSDYTPNDSMVDRAYFASDGTSENMISDLHLTYEGFLGSAASTTTAGVEFSWSDETDQRFYGAAPSVDRDNPSYTGRPTSVPIFADLDTETEGKALYFQQELNWNERFIASFGLRHDWIDVTETNNLAGTVQTNDISETTGRVGLTYKIKPNVSVFGNYAQSVVPAGFGVEPEEGEQFELGTKWQPMGTNALLTASVYDLSKSNITRTNPATNQPETIGEIGVRGIDLEAKAEMGAYTLTAAYSYLDAEIKENGTSGNVGNRPGLVPENVASIWASRTWENLGRGDLTVGLGARFNSGYYYSDSNATGETGSFVVVDAAVSYDLSEQTTLSANVTNLFDEKHTSYGGFYADFYSPGREVTLKLAHSW, encoded by the coding sequence ATGTCCTCTTTTAAATTCATTCCCCTGCAACTAGGGCGCGGCTCTCTCAAGACGGCGCTTTTATGCTGTACGGCGCTGGTGCCGGGCGCAGTTTCCGCGCAAGAGACCTACCAGTTGGACGACGTGATCCTAGAGACCAGCGCGCAAACCTCAGGCGCGGCGGATGCCGAAACCGTGGTCGCCAGCGAACTTAGCAGCGGCGGCAAACTGTCGGGAGAGATCATTGATATCCCGGCCAGCGTCTCTGTTATCACCAGCCGCGAGATCGAAGCGCGCGGCGCGGATAGCGTGGAGCAGGTGTTGAACTACACCGCCGGCGCCAGCACCGACAGCTATGGCGCGGACGACCGGTTCGACTATTTCATTCTGCGCGGGTTCGAGGCCTATACCTACCGAGATGGGCTGACATTGGGCCCGAACTTTGGGGCCATCCGCGAAGAGCCCTTTGCTTTTGAGCGTGTGGAAGTCATCCGGGGCGCATCGTCTTCGACCTTTGGCCTGTCCGACCCCGGCGGCTCGGTCAACTATGTCACCAAACGCCCGCGCGACGAACGCTTTGGCAGTGTCTACACCTCGGTGGATTCCTATGGCAGCTTGGAAACCGGCGTAGATTTCGGCGACACGCTGGATGAAGAAGGCACGCTCAGCTACCGTTTCACCGGCCTGCTGCGCAATGGCGAGCTTGAGTACCCCTATTCCGAGAATGACGAGATCTTCGCGATGGGTGGCCTCACATGGCGTCCCTCCGATGCCTCTGAGCTGACCGTGATCGTCGATCACCTTGACCGCGACTCCGTGCCCGGCAGCGGTGGTTTCCCGGCGGGCGGCGATTTTGACCGCAGCGACGTGTTCTACGGCGAGCCGGACTATAACTACCGCGGCACCGAACGGACCACCGTTTCCGTTCTGGGCGCGCATGACTTCGGCAACGGGCTGAGCTTTGGCGGCACCCTGCGCTACAGCGACGGCGCGGATGACTTCGGCTATGCCTATGTCAGCGACTATACCCCGAATGACAGCATGGTGGACCGCGCGTACTTTGCCAGCGACGGCACGAGCGAGAACATGATCTCCGACCTGCATCTGACCTATGAGGGCTTCCTTGGCAGTGCAGCCAGCACCACCACGGCGGGGGTCGAATTCTCGTGGTCCGACGAGACCGATCAACGCTTTTATGGCGCGGCGCCGTCGGTTGACCGCGACAACCCAAGCTACACAGGCCGTCCCACCAGCGTTCCGATTTTTGCCGATCTCGATACAGAGACGGAAGGCAAGGCGCTTTACTTTCAGCAAGAGCTGAACTGGAACGAACGTTTCATCGCCTCCTTCGGGCTGCGTCACGACTGGATCGACGTAACCGAAACCAACAACCTTGCCGGTACGGTGCAGACCAACGACATCAGCGAGACGACAGGCCGCGTGGGCCTGACCTATAAGATCAAGCCGAACGTTTCGGTTTTTGGGAACTACGCGCAGTCGGTCGTGCCCGCAGGCTTTGGCGTCGAGCCGGAAGAGGGCGAGCAGTTTGAGCTGGGTACCAAATGGCAGCCCATGGGCACCAATGCGCTGCTGACGGCCTCGGTCTATGACCTGTCGAAAAGCAACATCACCCGCACCAATCCGGCGACCAACCAGCCGGAAACCATCGGTGAAATCGGTGTCCGCGGCATCGATTTGGAAGCCAAAGCCGAGATGGGTGCCTATACCCTCACCGCCGCCTACAGCTATCTGGATGCCGAGATCAAAGAGAACGGCACCTCCGGCAACGTTGGCAACCGCCCCGGTCTGGTGCCTGAAAATGTCGCCTCGATCTGGGCCAGCCGTACATGGGAAAACCTTGGCCGTGGTGATCTGACGGTTGGGTTGGGCGCGCGGTTCAACAGCGGCTATTACTACAGCGACAGCAACGCCACAGGCGAGACGGGCAGCTTTGTCGTGGTGGATGCCGCCGTAAGCTATGACCTGTCCGAGCAGACCACCCTGTCGGCCAATGTCACCAACCTGTTCGACGAAAAGCACACCTCCTACGGCGGTTTCTACGCTGACTTCTACAGCCCCGGTCGTGAAGTCACCTTGAAGCTGGCCCATAGCTGGTGA
- a CDS encoding siderophore-interacting protein, translating into MTIAKAKTTIPMDAPQEMLSRILSHLVDDHGMAFRAKGATGHVFEQDGYRVEFDLCAGGLEVSLQAPGENAMQFSKEGMVHHVAEFDPALADRIRWQGITQEAGATPQNFRLLTVLNSEILFEGMQRVTLHYPDIAELAAQGLHLRLILPRDLSRAPVWPVMGANGAPVWPKGADELHARYVTLKNIRAAREEVDIDVVRHGSGLISQWAQNAHAGQRIGAMGPVGISALPEASSYFLAADGTGLPAVAQLLARLPEDAVGDVVAALPRGVSYRDYLPKTKLRVHALPPAAFEAEVLGHAQALTDDGLGYAFFAGEFQNAQQLRGHFKTTLGMDKTRQICTAYWRRG; encoded by the coding sequence ATGACCATCGCCAAAGCCAAGACTACCATCCCGATGGACGCGCCGCAGGAGATGCTCTCGCGGATCCTGTCGCATCTTGTTGATGACCACGGCATGGCGTTTCGCGCCAAAGGGGCGACCGGTCATGTGTTTGAGCAAGACGGCTACCGGGTGGAGTTCGATCTCTGCGCGGGGGGGCTGGAAGTCAGCCTTCAAGCACCCGGCGAAAACGCCATGCAATTCTCGAAAGAGGGCATGGTGCATCACGTGGCAGAGTTTGATCCCGCGCTGGCCGATCGCATCCGCTGGCAGGGCATCACGCAAGAGGCCGGTGCCACGCCGCAGAACTTTCGCCTGCTGACTGTGCTGAACAGTGAAATACTGTTCGAGGGGATGCAGCGCGTCACCCTGCATTACCCTGACATTGCCGAACTCGCCGCGCAGGGGCTGCATCTGCGGTTGATCCTGCCGCGCGATCTCAGCCGCGCACCGGTGTGGCCTGTGATGGGTGCCAACGGTGCGCCGGTCTGGCCAAAGGGCGCGGATGAGTTGCACGCGCGCTATGTGACGCTCAAGAACATCCGCGCCGCGCGCGAGGAGGTCGATATCGACGTGGTGCGCCATGGATCGGGCCTGATCTCGCAATGGGCGCAGAACGCCCATGCCGGGCAACGGATCGGGGCGATGGGGCCGGTGGGCATCAGCGCCTTGCCCGAAGCCTCCTCCTATTTTCTGGCCGCAGATGGCACGGGGCTGCCCGCTGTGGCGCAGCTTTTGGCGCGCCTGCCAGAGGATGCGGTGGGCGATGTGGTGGCCGCCCTGCCGCGCGGCGTGTCCTATCGGGACTACCTGCCCAAGACCAAGCTGCGCGTCCATGCGCTGCCGCCCGCCGCGTTCGAAGCCGAGGTGCTTGGCCATGCGCAGGCGCTGACGGATGACGGTTTGGGCTATGCCTTTTTCGCCGGAGAGTTCCAGAACGCCCAGCAGTTGCGGGGGCATTTCAAAACCACCCTCGGCATGGACAAGACACGCCAGATTTGCACAGCTTACTGGCGGCGGGGCTGA
- the htpX gene encoding zinc metalloprotease HtpX: MGYVKTAMLMAAMTALFMGVGYLIGGSGGALIALVVAAGMNAFTWWNSDRMVLKMHNAQPVSPNDRTGLYALTAELARNAGLPEPKVYLIDTPQPNAFATGRNPANAAVAVTKGLMQSLSREELAGVIAHELAHIRNHDTAIMTVTATFAGAISMLANFALFFGGARERMGMIGTLMMMFLAPMAAALVQMAISRTREYAADKAGAEICGHPLWLASALEKIAMGAARIDNHAAERNPATAHMFIINPLHAHKHDSLFATHPATENRIAALRAMTPTAAPVRAESARPTTSSRIPKAGRRGDAGPWR, from the coding sequence ATGGGCTATGTAAAGACAGCGATGCTGATGGCGGCGATGACCGCGCTTTTCATGGGGGTTGGCTACCTGATCGGCGGATCGGGTGGCGCGCTGATCGCGCTCGTGGTGGCGGCGGGGATGAACGCCTTTACGTGGTGGAACTCCGACCGCATGGTGCTCAAGATGCACAACGCGCAGCCGGTTTCCCCCAATGACCGCACCGGGCTTTACGCCCTCACGGCCGAGCTTGCGCGGAACGCGGGCCTGCCCGAACCGAAGGTCTATCTGATCGACACGCCGCAACCCAACGCCTTTGCCACCGGGCGCAACCCGGCCAATGCTGCCGTGGCGGTAACAAAAGGGCTGATGCAAAGCCTCAGCCGCGAGGAACTCGCTGGTGTTATCGCGCATGAACTCGCGCATATCCGCAACCATGACACGGCGATCATGACCGTGACCGCGACTTTCGCCGGGGCGATTTCTATGCTGGCGAACTTTGCGTTGTTCTTCGGCGGCGCGCGTGAGCGAATGGGCATGATCGGCACGCTGATGATGATGTTCCTCGCCCCCATGGCCGCCGCATTGGTGCAGATGGCGATCAGCCGGACGCGGGAATATGCGGCGGACAAAGCCGGGGCAGAGATCTGCGGCCACCCGCTCTGGCTGGCCTCAGCGCTTGAGAAAATCGCGATGGGCGCCGCGCGGATCGACAATCACGCCGCCGAGCGGAACCCGGCCACGGCGCATATGTTCATCATCAACCCGCTGCACGCGCATAAACATGACAGCCTCTTTGCCACACACCCGGCGACGGAAAACCGCATCGCAGCCCTGCGTGCGATGACGCCCACGGCGGCCCCGGTGCGGGCCGAGAGCGCCCGCCCCACCACCAGCAGCCGTATCCCCAAGGCTGGCAGGCGGGGTGACGCTGGGCCGTGGCGCTAA
- a CDS encoding DUF6552 family protein: MASEAIARAAPAQLAFWVKWVASVIQILGYAATGFGWTPWNLYLFVVGVLGWLIVGVLWNDRAITLVHLVAMAAMLAGTASQ, encoded by the coding sequence GTGGCGTCTGAGGCGATCGCGCGCGCGGCCCCTGCGCAGCTGGCGTTCTGGGTCAAATGGGTGGCTTCGGTGATCCAGATCCTTGGCTATGCCGCCACCGGCTTTGGCTGGACGCCTTGGAACCTCTACCTCTTTGTGGTGGGGGTTCTGGGCTGGCTGATCGTCGGGGTGCTTTGGAATGATCGGGCGATAACGCTGGTCCATCTCGTTGCCATGGCCGCGATGCTGGCAGGCACGGCGAGCCAGTAG
- a CDS encoding SDR family oxidoreductase — MATEKVALITAGGSGMGAGAARKLAADGFKVGVLSSSGKGEALGTELGGFGITGSNQSQEALAQLVDGAMDRWGRVDVLVNSAGHGPKGDILEMTDEDWHGGLDVYLMNVIRPTRLVTRIMAAQGGGAIINISTFATFEPDSLFPTSGVFRAGLAGFTKLYADQYAGQNIRMNNVLPGFIDSLPETEDRRARIPMGRYGTEAEVSSLIGWLASEGGAYVTGQNWRIDGGLTRGV, encoded by the coding sequence ATGGCAACAGAAAAAGTAGCCCTGATCACCGCAGGCGGCAGCGGCATGGGCGCGGGGGCGGCCCGCAAACTGGCCGCTGATGGCTTTAAGGTCGGCGTGCTTTCCTCCTCCGGCAAGGGAGAGGCGCTTGGCACCGAATTGGGCGGCTTTGGCATCACCGGTTCGAACCAATCGCAAGAGGCGCTGGCCCAGTTGGTAGATGGCGCGATGGACCGCTGGGGCCGCGTTGATGTGCTGGTGAACTCCGCCGGACACGGGCCGAAAGGCGACATCCTAGAGATGACCGACGAAGACTGGCACGGCGGGCTGGATGTCTACCTGATGAACGTGATCCGCCCCACCCGTCTGGTGACACGAATCATGGCGGCGCAGGGCGGCGGCGCGATCATCAATATCTCGACATTTGCCACCTTTGAGCCGGACTCGCTTTTTCCCACCTCAGGCGTCTTCCGGGCCGGGCTCGCGGGTTTCACCAAGCTCTACGCAGATCAATACGCGGGCCAAAACATCCGCATGAACAACGTCCTGCCGGGCTTTATCGACAGCCTGCCCGAGACTGAAGACCGCCGCGCGCGCATCCCCATGGGGCGCTATGGCACCGAGGCTGAAGTGTCTTCGCTGATCGGCTGGCTCGCCTCCGAAGGCGGCGCCTATGTCACCGGGCAGAACTGGCGCATCGACGGCGGGCTGACCCGTGGCGTCTGA
- a CDS encoding LysR substrate-binding domain-containing protein — protein MPPDFPLPPLNGLRAFAAAGRHMNFRAAADELGVTQGAVAQQVRGLEDHLGLRLFLREPRGLAFTDEGRAYHASVSRAFEQLSEATDALRSAPARVTVSVTPTFASKWLIPRLSDFTEAHPGIDLRITATERVASFHADGIDLAVRQARPPFGASLRADLLFAQEVVAVCSPSLTADGTPLDAAALEQLTLLHDTHDLWPRYAEEAFGSAVKPARRLRFNQTTLSLDAALAGQGVALASRFLVQRDLEAGRLVCPVHHVMEGGQDFYLLSPRQGVSSAAIIVRDWLCTVAKREAG, from the coding sequence GTGCCTCCAGACTTTCCACTGCCGCCCCTGAACGGACTTCGCGCCTTTGCCGCGGCGGGGCGTCATATGAACTTCCGCGCGGCTGCCGATGAACTGGGCGTCACCCAAGGGGCGGTCGCCCAGCAGGTGCGCGGGCTGGAGGATCATCTGGGGCTGCGCCTGTTTCTACGCGAACCGCGCGGCCTTGCCTTTACCGACGAAGGGCGGGCCTATCATGCCTCTGTATCGCGGGCTTTTGAGCAGTTGAGCGAGGCGACGGATGCCCTGCGCAGCGCGCCCGCGCGGGTGACGGTCAGCGTGACACCGACTTTTGCGTCGAAATGGCTGATCCCCCGCTTGTCAGACTTCACCGAAGCCCATCCCGGCATCGACCTGCGCATCACGGCGACGGAGCGGGTGGCGAGCTTTCATGCGGATGGGATCGACCTTGCCGTGCGTCAGGCGCGTCCGCCTTTCGGGGCCAGTCTGCGGGCTGATCTGCTGTTCGCGCAGGAGGTTGTGGCGGTCTGCTCGCCCAGTTTGACGGCTGACGGCACGCCGCTGGATGCGGCGGCACTGGAGCAACTGACCCTGCTCCACGACACGCATGATCTTTGGCCGCGCTATGCGGAAGAAGCATTTGGCAGCGCCGTAAAACCAGCGCGGCGGCTTCGGTTTAACCAAACAACGCTCAGTCTGGATGCCGCTCTCGCCGGGCAGGGGGTGGCGCTGGCGAGCCGCTTTTTGGTCCAGCGCGATCTTGAGGCGGGGCGGTTGGTTTGCCCCGTGCATCATGTGATGGAGGGCGGGCAGGATTTCTATCTGCTTTCTCCGCGCCAAGGGGTTTCAAGTGCTGCGATCATCGTGCGCGATTGGCTTTGCACGGTGGCAAAACGCGAGGCGGGTTAG